A window from Lactiplantibacillus pentosus encodes these proteins:
- a CDS encoding DHH family phosphoesterase, which yields MKKIFSREKIPFFLQNQQLRLLALVIFGLSLIMLVTGYLMNWIFGTVVLILIVMAGVMSYNTLIELSSSANEYISDLSYRIKRGEQEALIQMPIGVMIFNADQTIEWVNPYLQRYFGDKDVLGYRLEDIDPALAETLSAHMDEPATIRWQDYQFDLRVQQSTNTVYMMDVTKYAELTDQFEDEKLVIGQIFLDNYDEITQSMTDTDISNLNNYVTNELSKWTQMFGMYLKRLDDDHFFLLGYASSLRRVEENKFRILDRIRESTSKQNFPLTLSIGIAYGERNMNNLADLAQSNMDLALGRGGDQVVVKAEDEPARFYGGKTNPMEKRTRVRARMISQTLQELMNQSDQVFVQGHRQPDMDAVGACLGIRRIAKMNDKQCWIVLDEQNVHSDIQRLLDQLKSDEDIEASIISPEEALEKATDQSLLIMADHSKPSISMSQALYERLENRVMIIDHHRRGEEFPENPVLVYIEPYASSTCELITEMFEYQSHDAEPINKIEATAMLTGIVIDTKSFSLRSGSRTFDAASYLRSAGADSLLVQQFMKENVDSYLQRNHLIETVEFVNQDMALCVGENDQVYDPVTAAQAADSLLSMSGVDASFVITRREDGRVGISARSLGEINVQVYMEKLGGGGHLSNAATQIEGQSVDEVKQSLIDLLTATDTTDSESN from the coding sequence ATGAAAAAGATCTTTTCGCGCGAAAAAATTCCATTTTTCTTACAAAACCAACAGTTACGGCTCTTAGCGCTGGTTATTTTTGGCTTGTCGCTAATTATGCTCGTGACTGGTTATTTGATGAACTGGATTTTTGGGACAGTTGTCCTCATCTTAATTGTGATGGCAGGCGTGATGTCCTACAATACGCTAATTGAGCTGAGCTCGAGTGCTAACGAATATATTTCGGATTTGTCTTATCGTATCAAACGCGGTGAGCAGGAAGCCTTGATTCAGATGCCAATTGGTGTGATGATTTTTAACGCTGATCAGACCATCGAATGGGTCAATCCTTATCTGCAACGGTATTTTGGTGATAAGGACGTCTTAGGTTATCGCTTGGAAGATATCGATCCAGCCTTGGCAGAGACGCTGAGCGCGCATATGGACGAACCAGCCACGATTCGCTGGCAAGACTATCAATTTGATTTACGCGTCCAACAGAGCACCAATACCGTCTATATGATGGACGTCACCAAGTACGCTGAACTGACCGACCAGTTTGAAGACGAAAAGTTAGTGATTGGTCAGATTTTCCTCGATAACTACGATGAGATTACCCAGTCGATGACTGATACGGACATTTCCAATCTGAATAATTACGTGACCAACGAATTGTCCAAGTGGACGCAGATGTTCGGCATGTACTTGAAGCGGCTCGATGATGACCACTTTTTCTTACTCGGCTATGCAAGCAGTTTGCGCCGGGTCGAAGAAAATAAGTTCCGCATCTTGGACCGCATTCGAGAATCGACTTCGAAGCAAAACTTCCCATTAACGTTGAGTATTGGGATTGCTTACGGCGAACGGAACATGAATAATTTAGCCGACTTAGCGCAAAGTAACATGGACCTGGCGTTAGGGCGGGGTGGTGACCAAGTTGTCGTGAAGGCTGAAGATGAACCAGCACGCTTCTATGGTGGTAAGACCAACCCGATGGAAAAACGGACGCGGGTCCGGGCACGGATGATTAGTCAGACCCTACAGGAATTGATGAATCAGTCCGACCAGGTCTTTGTCCAAGGGCATCGCCAACCAGATATGGATGCGGTGGGGGCCTGCTTGGGTATTCGGCGGATCGCCAAAATGAATGACAAACAATGTTGGATCGTTTTGGATGAACAAAATGTCCATTCAGATATTCAACGGTTACTAGATCAATTGAAGTCTGATGAAGATATCGAAGCTTCGATTATTTCACCAGAGGAGGCCCTCGAAAAGGCCACTGACCAAAGTTTATTGATTATGGCTGACCATTCTAAGCCAAGTATTTCGATGTCGCAGGCGCTTTATGAGCGGCTTGAAAATCGCGTCATGATTATTGACCACCATCGTCGGGGCGAAGAATTTCCAGAAAACCCAGTTTTGGTTTATATTGAACCATATGCTTCATCGACGTGTGAGCTGATTACTGAAATGTTCGAATATCAGTCTCATGATGCGGAACCAATCAATAAGATCGAAGCCACCGCAATGTTGACGGGGATCGTAATTGATACCAAGTCGTTCTCATTGCGGTCTGGTTCACGGACCTTCGATGCGGCTAGTTACTTACGTTCAGCGGGTGCTGATTCGCTGCTCGTACAACAGTTTATGAAGGAAAATGTCGATAGTTATCTCCAACGCAATCACCTCATTGAGACGGTTGAGTTTGTTAACCAGGATATGGCGCTCTGTGTGGGTGAAAACGACCAAGTATATGATCCGGTGACGGCGGCCCAAGCTGCGGATTCACTGTTGTCCATGTCAGGCGTCGACGCGTCATTTGTGATTACGCGCCGTGAAGACGGTCGAGTCGGCATCTCCGCACGGTCGCTAGGCGAGATCAACGTCCAAGTTTATATGGAAAAACTGGGTGGTGGCGGTCACTTATCTAACGCCGCAACTCAGATTGAAGGCCAGTCGGTTGATGAGGTCAAACAATCATTGATTGATTTGTTAACGGCCACTGATACGACCGATTCAGAATCTAATTAG
- the rplI gene encoding 50S ribosomal protein L9: MQVIFLSDVRGKGKRGQIKNVPDGYATNFLIKKGLAKEATKAAINTLKAEQKSEAARAAEELAEAKQVKTVLEADETVVELKAKAGTDGRLFGSIPSKQIATALADQYQVKLDKRKIELPEPIRVLGYTNVPVKLHPEVTAKIRVHVVEK, translated from the coding sequence ATGCAAGTTATTTTTTTGAGTGATGTTCGTGGAAAAGGAAAACGTGGTCAAATCAAGAACGTGCCGGATGGGTACGCCACTAACTTTTTAATCAAAAAAGGATTGGCGAAGGAAGCCACCAAAGCAGCCATCAATACGTTGAAGGCTGAACAGAAGTCCGAAGCAGCCCGGGCTGCCGAAGAGTTAGCGGAAGCTAAGCAAGTCAAAACGGTGCTTGAAGCTGACGAAACAGTCGTTGAATTGAAGGCTAAGGCTGGTACTGATGGCCGTTTGTTCGGCTCAATTCCTAGCAAACAAATTGCCACGGCTTTAGCTGACCAATACCAAGTCAAGTTAGATAAACGTAAAATCGAATTGCCAGAACCAATTCGGGTATTAGGTTACACCAACGTGCCCGTTAAGTTACACCCAGAAGTAACGGCGAAAATTCGCGTGCACGTTGTCGAAAAGTAA
- the dnaB gene encoding replicative DNA helicase, whose product MNNDVLDQTPPQNIEAEKAVLGAIFLNSDALVEAMEFVEAQDFYRRAHQIIFASMVTLNDRDEAIDAVTVSDLLTAQNQLEDVGGMSYIAELAGSVPTAANAGYYAKIVSQKATVRRLIKTATEITQKAYTENDDVTTLLDDAERDIMNVSEQRNQSGFKSISDVLNASIEEIDRLYQNDDDITGLPTGFAELDKMTAGLQPDNLIILAARPAVGKTAFVLNIAQNVATKTDTTVAIFSLEMGAESLVNRMLCAEGSIDAGHLRTGQLNEEEWEHLVVAMGSLSKASIFIDDTPGIKMSEIRAKSRRLAKEQGNLGLIVVDYLQLIEGSNTESRQQEVSEISRQMKKLAKELGVPVIALSQLSRGVEQRQDKRPVLSDIRESGSIEQDADIVAFLYREDYYEREGGDDEDGGGNFGGGGGDFNGGDPREQDASEDVGEVEVIIEKNRAGARGTVKLLFVKPFNKFSSVSYAQDPQA is encoded by the coding sequence ATGAACAACGATGTGCTGGATCAAACCCCACCACAAAATATTGAAGCTGAAAAAGCGGTCTTAGGGGCCATTTTCTTGAATAGTGACGCCCTCGTGGAAGCCATGGAGTTTGTCGAAGCGCAAGATTTCTATCGCCGCGCACATCAAATCATTTTTGCTAGCATGGTGACCTTGAACGACCGGGACGAAGCGATTGATGCGGTGACGGTCAGCGATTTATTGACGGCCCAAAATCAATTGGAAGACGTCGGTGGGATGAGCTACATTGCTGAACTGGCTGGTTCAGTACCAACTGCCGCTAATGCGGGCTACTATGCTAAAATCGTGTCGCAAAAAGCGACAGTGCGGCGGCTGATCAAGACTGCGACGGAAATCACGCAAAAAGCCTATACTGAAAATGACGACGTGACGACGTTGTTGGATGATGCCGAACGCGACATCATGAACGTGTCGGAACAGCGTAATCAGAGTGGGTTCAAGTCGATTTCGGATGTGTTGAATGCGTCCATCGAAGAAATCGACCGGTTATACCAAAATGACGATGATATTACCGGATTACCGACTGGCTTTGCCGAACTCGACAAGATGACGGCGGGACTGCAACCGGATAACTTGATTATCTTGGCAGCCCGGCCGGCCGTTGGTAAGACGGCCTTTGTCTTAAACATTGCGCAAAACGTGGCGACTAAAACCGATACGACAGTGGCAATTTTCAGTCTTGAAATGGGCGCCGAATCGTTAGTTAACCGGATGCTGTGTGCTGAAGGTAGTATCGATGCCGGCCACTTGCGAACGGGGCAGTTGAATGAAGAAGAGTGGGAACACTTGGTGGTCGCGATGGGGAGTCTCTCCAAGGCCAGCATCTTCATTGACGACACGCCTGGGATCAAGATGTCTGAAATTCGTGCCAAGAGTCGGCGGTTGGCGAAGGAACAAGGTAACCTTGGTCTGATCGTCGTCGATTACTTGCAGCTGATCGAAGGTAGTAATACCGAAAGCCGGCAACAAGAAGTTTCTGAAATTTCACGGCAAATGAAGAAGCTGGCAAAGGAACTCGGCGTGCCCGTCATTGCGCTATCTCAATTGTCACGTGGCGTTGAACAACGTCAAGATAAGCGCCCAGTGCTGTCTGATATTCGTGAATCTGGATCAATTGAACAAGATGCGGATATCGTTGCCTTCCTATACCGGGAAGATTATTACGAACGTGAAGGCGGCGACGATGAAGATGGCGGCGGTAACTTTGGCGGTGGTGGCGGCGACTTTAACGGTGGTGATCCTCGTGAGCAGGACGCTTCCGAAGACGTTGGTGAAGTGGAAGTCATCATTGAAAAGAACCGTGCCGGTGCGCGGGGAACAGTCAAATTATTATTCGTCAAACCATTCAATAAATTCTCGTCGGTATCCTATGCACAGGATCCGCAAGCTTAA
- a CDS encoding MDR family MFS transporter yields MAQKQLIKTPWLIAGQFMNNIGMSFIWPLTTIYMHNVLGKSLTETGVVLMLNSVANVLASTIGGRIFDRGNPYHLLLMGIGLNGLANFALIFFHGWPWYPLLLVVTGFASGWLNTMFNALAASVPRDKVRRTFTLMYLAANLGVVFGTMLVGIVYSMGMQLLFSLTTSLFVIFLIIALFEYNVDSSNVTGVDPRQGQNVQLPRANFHIVWTFFISLFIIWLLYEQWVSNLSVYMTNLGMPLRNYSFLWTINAGLLVLIQSILSLLGDRIKNLYYQFFFGMLFVGLSFLSLVIAHDYPHFIFAMVLLTIGEATWSPAMPTLVSQLSPISAKGRYQGLVQAFCALGRSLGPLFGGVIIDNWSYKALFLLAFVVLLIVLAVNVGVVHLNHPRAVNYMKTDLKTNVSRETK; encoded by the coding sequence GTGGCACAAAAACAGTTAATTAAGACCCCCTGGCTGATTGCCGGGCAGTTCATGAATAACATCGGTATGAGCTTTATTTGGCCGTTAACAACGATTTACATGCATAACGTCTTAGGAAAGTCGTTAACGGAGACGGGTGTGGTCTTAATGCTTAATTCGGTCGCCAACGTATTAGCAAGCACCATCGGCGGGCGGATCTTTGACCGCGGTAATCCGTACCACTTGTTATTAATGGGAATTGGTCTGAACGGACTCGCTAACTTCGCGCTGATCTTCTTTCATGGTTGGCCGTGGTATCCGTTACTATTAGTAGTGACCGGATTTGCCAGCGGTTGGCTGAATACGATGTTTAACGCGTTGGCGGCCAGTGTGCCCCGCGACAAAGTTCGGCGAACCTTTACGTTAATGTACTTAGCCGCCAATCTTGGCGTGGTCTTCGGCACAATGCTGGTAGGAATTGTCTACAGTATGGGCATGCAGCTATTGTTCTCACTGACGACCAGTTTATTCGTGATTTTCTTGATTATTGCGCTGTTTGAATACAACGTGGATTCATCGAATGTCACGGGCGTTGATCCGCGGCAGGGTCAAAATGTCCAATTGCCCCGTGCTAATTTCCATATCGTGTGGACCTTCTTTATTAGTTTATTTATTATTTGGTTGCTCTATGAACAATGGGTCAGCAATCTCTCGGTCTACATGACCAACCTGGGAATGCCACTGCGCAACTACAGCTTTTTGTGGACGATCAACGCGGGCTTGCTGGTGCTGATTCAAAGTATTTTGAGCTTGTTGGGTGACCGGATCAAGAACCTCTATTATCAATTCTTCTTTGGCATGTTATTTGTCGGGCTATCGTTTTTATCGTTAGTGATTGCTCACGACTACCCGCACTTTATCTTTGCGATGGTCCTCTTAACGATTGGCGAGGCGACTTGGTCACCGGCAATGCCAACGCTAGTCAGCCAGTTGTCGCCAATTAGTGCCAAGGGCCGCTACCAAGGATTAGTCCAGGCCTTTTGTGCGCTGGGACGTTCACTCGGGCCACTGTTCGGTGGGGTGATCATTGACAACTGGTCGTATAAAGCGCTGTTTCTCCTGGCGTTCGTGGTCCTACTAATCGTGTTAGCAGTCAATGTTGGGGTGGTCCACCTGAATCACCCACGCGCGGTTAATTATATGAAAACAGATTTAAAAACCAATGTTTCACGTGAAACAAAATAA
- the proB gene encoding glutamate 5-kinase, which translates to MKVMRKLHAKRVVIKVGTSTLVYPDGSINLRAIDQLAFVISAMRHRGREVVLVSSGAIGVGLNYMGLKQRPKAIPEQQAIAAIGQTELISIYKERFAIYEQKIGQLLLTRDIFVYPKSHHNVLNTFEALLKQNVVPIVNENDTVAVDELDHETKFGDNDQLSAIVATNIGADLLIMLSDIDGFYDGNPNADAQAQLLAHIEKVDQHTYELAGGSGSRFGTGGMVTKLKAAERMIDAHGQMILANGADPSVIFQILAGEPVGTLFG; encoded by the coding sequence ATGAAAGTGATGCGAAAATTGCACGCCAAACGCGTCGTAATCAAGGTTGGGACGAGTACGTTGGTCTATCCCGATGGGTCGATCAATTTACGTGCAATCGATCAATTAGCCTTTGTGATTAGTGCAATGCGGCATCGGGGACGCGAGGTCGTACTCGTCTCCTCGGGGGCCATTGGTGTCGGTTTGAATTATATGGGCTTAAAGCAACGGCCCAAAGCGATTCCAGAACAACAGGCAATTGCAGCAATCGGTCAAACTGAATTGATTTCGATTTATAAAGAACGGTTTGCCATTTATGAGCAAAAAATCGGCCAGTTACTATTAACGCGCGATATTTTTGTTTACCCCAAGAGTCATCACAATGTGTTGAATACCTTTGAAGCGTTGCTCAAACAAAACGTGGTGCCAATTGTGAATGAAAATGATACGGTCGCCGTGGATGAATTGGACCATGAGACTAAGTTTGGTGATAACGACCAACTCTCGGCCATCGTGGCGACCAATATTGGGGCGGATCTACTGATTATGCTATCCGATATCGATGGCTTTTATGATGGGAATCCGAATGCTGATGCGCAAGCGCAGTTACTGGCCCATATCGAGAAGGTCGACCAGCACACGTACGAACTCGCTGGTGGTAGTGGGAGTCGTTTCGGCACTGGTGGGATGGTCACGAAGCTCAAAGCCGCAGAACGGATGATTGACGCGCACGGCCAGATGATTTTGGCGAATGGAGCGGACCCTAGCGTTATTTTTCAAATTTTAGCAGGTGAACCCGTCGGCACGCTCTTTGGTTAG
- a CDS encoding glutamate-5-semialdehyde dehydrogenase, which produces MEDLAQLGQRAQQASYSLGLLSTMQKNQVLLAMATALTTQQDEILAANAKDLENPQVPEKFVDRLRLTADRIEAMATGLKQVVTLPDPIGNVDRAWRNEAGLMIAKERVPLGVIGMIFEARPNVTVDASALCFKTGNAVILRGGKEAIHSNQALVQVLRGALRANDVDENAIQLITDTSHATAEKFMQLTDYVDVLIPRGSARLIQTVLAKATVPVIETGAGNCHVYVDKDAQLQMATDIVINGKVQRPSVCNATEKLLIHQDVAAAYLPSMIQALRDQGVEVRGDQATQAIVPDVVPATDADWGTEYNDLIIAVKVVDSEAAAIAHINRYNTQHSEAIVTDNYQAGKIFQQRVNAACVYINASTRFTDGFEFGFGAEIGISTQKLHARGPMGLAELTSYKYVIDGNGQVRH; this is translated from the coding sequence ATGGAAGACTTAGCACAATTAGGGCAGCGCGCACAGCAGGCCAGCTATTCGCTGGGATTACTGTCCACGATGCAAAAGAACCAAGTATTGTTAGCGATGGCAACGGCCTTAACGACCCAGCAGGATGAAATTCTAGCAGCCAATGCGAAGGACTTAGAAAACCCACAAGTTCCTGAAAAATTCGTGGACCGACTCAGATTGACTGCTGACCGGATCGAAGCGATGGCTACTGGTCTCAAACAAGTGGTCACTTTACCCGATCCAATCGGCAATGTCGACCGCGCTTGGCGCAATGAAGCCGGTCTGATGATCGCTAAGGAACGGGTGCCACTCGGAGTTATCGGAATGATTTTTGAAGCACGCCCGAACGTGACGGTCGACGCCTCCGCGCTCTGTTTTAAGACGGGCAACGCCGTCATTTTACGGGGTGGCAAGGAAGCAATTCACTCTAACCAAGCGTTAGTTCAAGTCCTCCGCGGCGCCTTACGTGCTAATGACGTGGATGAAAACGCGATCCAATTAATTACAGATACCTCGCACGCCACGGCCGAGAAGTTCATGCAACTGACGGACTACGTGGATGTCTTGATTCCGCGGGGCAGTGCACGTTTGATTCAGACGGTCCTCGCCAAAGCCACAGTGCCCGTCATTGAAACGGGTGCCGGTAATTGCCACGTTTACGTTGATAAGGATGCGCAGTTGCAAATGGCCACAGACATTGTCATTAACGGCAAGGTTCAGCGGCCTTCCGTCTGCAACGCCACCGAAAAACTCTTGATCCATCAAGACGTTGCGGCAGCGTACTTACCAAGCATGATTCAAGCGTTGCGTGACCAGGGTGTTGAAGTCCGTGGTGACCAAGCGACCCAAGCAATCGTACCGGACGTCGTACCAGCGACGGATGCTGACTGGGGTACCGAATACAATGATTTGATCATTGCGGTGAAAGTCGTGGATTCAGAAGCAGCGGCCATTGCACACATCAATCGCTACAATACGCAACATTCGGAAGCGATTGTGACGGATAACTACCAAGCAGGTAAGATCTTCCAGCAACGGGTCAATGCGGCTTGCGTTTATATCAACGCCTCAACTCGGTTTACCGACGGCTTTGAATTTGGCTTCGGGGCTGAAATCGGCATTTCAACGCAGAAGTTACATGCCCGTGGACCAATGGGCTTAGCCGAACTCACCTCGTATAAGTATGTAATTGACGGTAACGGTCAAGTTCGCCATTAA
- a CDS encoding peptide ABC transporter substrate-binding protein, with product MKIKLWVSGVSIALLGLVLAGCGSQKSSQQKTLNVTASQAMATADPDKADDIVSQAAIAQFMEGLYTTNQKGKVVPAIAKKVVKPTNDGKTYTFNLRHNAKWSNGKKVTAADFVYSLQRQVDPNTKSQEVGHVAEIKNATAITAGKKAVKTLGVKALGKYKLQITLKQRVPYFNYRLATEIYPLNKTFTEKYGNKYGTSATKTLSNGPYVLKGWTGTNDTWKYVKNPYYYGHKQVKIKNVKVQTVKNNSTAENLFQSDQVQVTQITGTQVSEAERGSLKSQLKITKLNQLYFMLWNQKRSALQNTDLRRAVSYALNRQSLVKNILKDGSVAATSLVPSGNTTNPTTGKDFNTDTGNLYPYSPAKAKQYWKKAQASLGNQKLTLQLLTNDNDINKSVAEYIQAAIQKNLKGVTVNVKSVPLTNEISTLSKGDFDFATLSWSSDFQDPIDFLNKASMTNSVNFGKFNNAKYEKLISTITADKQSTKARYQTMQQAAKLVAQEQGVTPIYQTSAAHLISKKVGGVHFTLLRDTLYRYAYWK from the coding sequence ATGAAAATTAAATTATGGGTCAGCGGTGTCAGTATTGCGTTACTAGGGTTAGTCTTAGCAGGGTGTGGCAGTCAGAAGTCTAGTCAGCAGAAGACTCTGAACGTCACTGCCAGCCAAGCGATGGCAACGGCCGACCCGGATAAAGCTGATGATATCGTCAGCCAGGCCGCCATTGCACAGTTCATGGAAGGGCTATACACCACCAACCAAAAGGGTAAAGTGGTACCCGCGATTGCCAAGAAGGTCGTCAAACCAACTAATGATGGGAAGACGTACACCTTCAATCTGCGGCACAATGCGAAGTGGTCGAATGGTAAAAAAGTCACGGCGGCCGACTTCGTTTATTCTTTACAACGTCAAGTTGATCCGAATACGAAGTCCCAAGAAGTTGGGCACGTGGCTGAAATCAAGAATGCTACGGCCATCACGGCGGGTAAAAAAGCTGTTAAGACGTTAGGCGTTAAGGCGCTGGGCAAGTACAAGTTGCAAATCACGCTGAAACAACGGGTGCCGTACTTCAATTACCGGCTGGCCACGGAAATTTATCCGTTGAATAAGACCTTTACGGAAAAATATGGCAATAAGTACGGCACTTCAGCCACGAAGACCTTGTCGAATGGCCCATACGTCCTCAAGGGCTGGACGGGAACTAATGACACGTGGAAATACGTGAAGAACCCGTACTACTATGGGCACAAACAGGTCAAAATCAAGAACGTCAAGGTTCAGACGGTCAAGAATAATAGTACCGCTGAAAACTTATTCCAAAGCGATCAGGTTCAAGTGACCCAGATTACCGGGACTCAAGTCTCCGAGGCAGAACGCGGGTCGCTTAAGAGTCAGTTGAAGATTACGAAGCTAAACCAACTCTACTTCATGCTCTGGAATCAGAAACGGTCTGCGCTACAGAACACCGATTTACGGCGGGCGGTTAGCTACGCGCTCAACCGGCAATCGCTGGTCAAGAACATTCTGAAGGATGGTTCCGTTGCGGCGACGTCGTTAGTCCCATCAGGCAATACGACGAATCCAACGACCGGCAAGGACTTCAATACGGATACGGGTAATTTGTATCCATACAGTCCCGCGAAGGCCAAGCAATACTGGAAGAAAGCCCAGGCTAGTCTTGGTAACCAGAAGTTGACGCTGCAATTACTAACGAATGACAATGATATTAATAAATCTGTCGCTGAATACATTCAAGCAGCCATCCAGAAGAATCTCAAAGGGGTGACCGTCAACGTGAAGTCGGTCCCACTGACCAACGAAATTTCAACGCTCAGCAAGGGTGACTTTGACTTTGCGACCTTGTCCTGGTCCAGTGACTTCCAAGACCCGATTGATTTCTTGAACAAGGCGTCAATGACCAACTCCGTTAACTTCGGGAAGTTCAACAATGCCAAGTACGAGAAGCTGATTTCAACGATCACCGCTGATAAGCAGTCCACCAAGGCGCGTTACCAGACGATGCAACAAGCTGCTAAGTTAGTTGCTCAAGAACAAGGGGTAACCCCAATCTATCAAACGTCGGCCGCACACCTGATCAGTAAAAAAGTCGGTGGCGTACACTTCACCTTGTTGCGGGATACGCTTTATCGGTACGCTTATTGGAAATAG
- the glgB gene encoding 1,4-alpha-glucan branching protein GlgB yields MVKQVTEINDASYLFNTGTGFNSQDYLGCHLAATGRAVFRVWAPHAKAVAVVGDFNDWQPNRLKLLGATGIWQGQLAGVHAGDLYKFQITTATGQVTLKIDPFAQQFERKPGDASVVVEPVSMVWHDSLWLARRKKSHAVNRPINIYEVHLGSWRRHADDSYETYAELATELIPYVKQLGYTHIELMPVMEHLLDASWGYQQLGYFAPTSRFGSRDDFLNFVDQCHQANIGVLVDWVPGHFIRNYDALYQYDGTPTFEYADAKRADNRRWGAWNFDLGKTQVQSFLISSALFWLDQCHLDGLRVDAVSNMLYLDYDEGREGQVNQYGDNRNLEGIAFLQKLNTTILARHPDVLMIAEESSAYPQVTGAVADGGLGFNYKWNMGWMHDTLDFFMMDPLYRHDHFNLLTFAFVYMFDEHFILPFSHDEVVHGKKSLMHKMPGDRYNQFANLRTMLTYMLAFPGKQLNFMGAEWGQFLEWRDWSALEWVDLKDKLNKRMQHFTATLNQVYRQNRPLWELDHAPEGIIYTHTDDPESSTMSFIRQAKRKYSFVVAAFNFVPVERREYRIGVPYRGHYELLLNTEDQAFGGTWTKLETDFTADAIPYRGQPASFTVTLPAMGALLIRPVKIMRGGVKHAR; encoded by the coding sequence TTGGTCAAACAAGTTACTGAAATAAACGATGCAAGTTACTTATTTAATACCGGCACGGGTTTTAACAGTCAGGATTACCTCGGGTGCCACTTAGCAGCGACAGGTCGCGCGGTCTTTCGCGTCTGGGCGCCACATGCAAAAGCGGTCGCCGTTGTCGGTGATTTTAACGATTGGCAGCCGAATCGCCTGAAGTTATTAGGGGCGACCGGCATTTGGCAGGGACAACTCGCGGGCGTCCATGCGGGGGACTTATACAAGTTTCAAATTACGACCGCGACTGGTCAGGTGACGCTCAAAATTGATCCGTTTGCCCAACAGTTTGAACGTAAACCCGGCGATGCGAGCGTCGTCGTCGAACCCGTCTCAATGGTGTGGCACGACAGTTTATGGCTCGCACGGCGGAAAAAATCACACGCGGTCAACCGACCAATCAATATTTATGAAGTCCACTTAGGCTCGTGGCGCCGGCACGCGGATGATAGTTATGAGACCTATGCTGAGTTGGCGACGGAATTGATTCCCTACGTCAAACAATTGGGGTATACGCACATTGAACTGATGCCCGTGATGGAACATTTATTAGATGCTTCGTGGGGCTATCAGCAGCTCGGTTACTTTGCCCCGACGAGTCGGTTTGGCAGTCGCGATGACTTCCTGAATTTTGTCGACCAATGCCATCAAGCTAACATTGGGGTCCTAGTCGACTGGGTGCCCGGCCACTTCATCCGCAATTACGATGCCCTGTATCAGTACGACGGGACGCCGACCTTTGAATATGCGGATGCGAAACGAGCGGATAATCGGCGCTGGGGGGCTTGGAACTTTGATCTTGGTAAGACGCAGGTCCAAAGCTTTTTGATTTCAAGTGCGCTGTTCTGGCTCGATCAGTGCCACCTCGATGGGCTTCGTGTTGACGCCGTTTCGAACATGCTGTACCTCGACTATGACGAAGGACGTGAGGGCCAGGTCAACCAGTATGGTGATAATCGCAATCTCGAAGGTATCGCCTTTCTGCAAAAGCTCAATACGACGATTCTAGCGCGTCATCCAGATGTGTTGATGATTGCCGAAGAATCATCCGCTTACCCCCAAGTCACCGGGGCAGTCGCTGACGGTGGGCTGGGGTTTAACTATAAGTGGAATATGGGCTGGATGCACGATACGCTCGACTTCTTCATGATGGATCCACTCTATCGCCACGACCACTTTAACCTGCTGACCTTTGCCTTTGTCTACATGTTCGATGAGCACTTCATTTTGCCGTTTTCTCACGATGAAGTCGTGCATGGCAAAAAGTCGTTAATGCATAAGATGCCGGGTGATCGCTACAATCAGTTCGCCAATCTACGCACGATGCTGACGTACATGCTGGCATTTCCAGGCAAGCAGCTGAATTTTATGGGGGCCGAATGGGGCCAGTTCCTGGAATGGCGGGATTGGAGTGCCTTGGAATGGGTCGACTTGAAGGACAAGTTAAATAAGCGGATGCAGCACTTTACCGCGACCTTGAACCAAGTTTATCGGCAAAATCGGCCACTATGGGAACTCGACCATGCGCCTGAAGGGATTATTTATACCCATACCGATGATCCAGAAAGCTCGACGATGAGTTTTATTCGCCAAGCCAAACGCAAGTACAGCTTTGTCGTAGCGGCCTTTAACTTTGTGCCCGTCGAACGGCGAGAATACCGCATCGGCGTCCCATATCGGGGTCATTACGAACTGTTACTCAATACAGAAGACCAAGCCTTTGGCGGCACGTGGACCAAGCTCGAAACGGACTTTACGGCCGACGCGATTCCGTATCGCGGCCAACCAGCCAGCTTTACAGTAACGTTACCCGCGATGGGCGCGCTGTTAATTCGACCAGTCAAAATAATGCGAGGGGGAGTTAAGCATGCAAGATGA